The following are encoded together in the Bacillus cereus group sp. RP43 genome:
- a CDS encoding DUF2798 domain-containing protein has protein sequence MMMCLGMVIVMTFYNLLMNGAGGPIHIKEIALELIIGFIIALLIEICIVGPCAKKIVFALPFDKSKKVNMIIAMATTMVIGMVFFMSFYGIAMMYLHNGLHGDSFVSIYFSVFIKNFIMAYPLQLIIMGPLVRFVFGKFILKNKGVNVA, from the coding sequence ATGATGATGTGCCTTGGGATGGTTATAGTTATGACGTTTTACAATTTATTAATGAATGGAGCAGGAGGGCCAATTCATATTAAGGAGATCGCATTAGAACTAATAATTGGATTTATTATTGCGCTATTAATTGAAATATGTATCGTAGGACCGTGTGCGAAAAAGATTGTATTTGCATTACCATTTGATAAATCAAAAAAAGTAAACATGATTATTGCGATGGCAACAACAATGGTAATCGGAATGGTATTCTTTATGTCATTTTACGGAATCGCTATGATGTATTTACATAATGGGTTACATGGTGATTCATTCGTTTCAATTTATTTTTCGGTCTTTATTAAAAATTTTATTATGGCGTACCCACTTCAATTAATAATAATGGGACCTCTTGTACGTTTCGTATTTGGAAAGTTTATT
- a CDS encoding DUF2441 domain-containing protein produces the protein MNKAEFYAYHIVTRKTMRIGQIIHFDKNQTNTLYHFFFEREQLNSNDEDSIQILKSHYLNEELHINNENAKVVMNYIDQTIRAVRETILEMVRLQEFPEYPSRLSCLYASKSYEDALKWKALFDSYNREVLQIVKLQVIGSSFEGDGNLLPKEDGIPFAQKIEQAREYWKGNVRNELPELLINGRIEVVEIIDDFSQIHI, from the coding sequence ATGAATAAAGCAGAATTTTACGCATATCACATCGTTACAAGGAAAACAATGCGTATCGGACAAATCATTCATTTTGACAAAAATCAAACTAATACCCTCTATCACTTCTTTTTTGAAAGAGAACAATTAAATTCTAATGATGAAGACTCCATTCAAATTTTAAAAAGTCATTATCTCAATGAGGAATTACATATAAATAATGAAAATGCTAAAGTAGTTATGAATTATATAGATCAAACAATTAGAGCGGTTAGAGAAACGATTTTAGAAATGGTTAGACTGCAAGAATTTCCTGAATATCCTTCAAGGTTGTCTTGCTTATATGCTTCCAAAAGCTATGAAGATGCTTTGAAATGGAAAGCGCTATTTGATTCTTACAATCGAGAAGTTTTGCAGATTGTTAAACTACAAGTGATCGGTAGTTCTTTTGAAGGTGACGGAAATCTTTTACCGAAAGAAGATGGTATTCCTTTCGCTCAAAAAATTGAACAGGCTAGAGAGTATTGGAAAGGAAACGTTAGAAATGAACTTCCTGAGCTACTAATTAATGGGAGAATTGAAGTGGTAGAAATTATTGATGATTTTTCCCAAATTCATATTTAA
- a CDS encoding MBL fold metallo-hydrolase has product MQQIKKIGNAFWYMTPVSETDRPILGMVVGKEKTLMIDAGNSEAHTQLFLEMLKEQNISNPDFVALTHWHWDHIFGLPVLQNALSIAHFETKKEMNTLVSYEWSDEALDARVKEGTEIEFCADCIKKEFSEKPRNIQILPPSLTFQKQLELDLGDVTCVLKHVGGDHSHDSVVIYIKEEKILFLGDCIYADIFSAKRNYTTKRTFKLIQELEKFDAETYILSHGTAINRDEFLQEIQLLKTVGTYTETHKGDEEKIKAAYKQELDRELNEDELETITYFVNGYEMVNL; this is encoded by the coding sequence ATGCAGCAAATTAAAAAAATAGGAAACGCATTTTGGTATATGACACCTGTTTCCGAGACTGATAGACCTATCTTAGGAATGGTAGTTGGAAAAGAAAAGACTTTGATGATAGATGCAGGTAATTCAGAAGCACATACACAATTGTTTTTAGAAATGCTAAAAGAGCAAAATATCTCAAATCCTGATTTTGTAGCATTAACGCATTGGCACTGGGATCATATTTTTGGATTGCCTGTATTACAAAATGCATTGTCTATCGCACATTTTGAAACAAAAAAAGAGATGAACACACTTGTTTCTTATGAGTGGTCGGATGAGGCATTGGACGCACGAGTGAAAGAGGGTACAGAAATTGAATTTTGTGCGGACTGTATAAAAAAAGAGTTCAGTGAAAAACCAAGAAATATTCAAATTCTTCCGCCGTCCTTAACCTTTCAGAAACAACTTGAATTAGACCTTGGTGATGTGACATGTGTGTTAAAGCATGTGGGCGGAGACCATTCACATGACTCTGTTGTCATTTATATTAAAGAAGAAAAGATTTTGTTTTTAGGAGACTGTATATATGCAGATATCTTTTCTGCAAAGCGGAACTATACAACGAAACGAACGTTTAAACTGATACAAGAATTAGAGAAATTTGATGCTGAGACATATATTCTTTCTCATGGGACAGCTATAAATCGGGATGAGTTTTTACAAGAAATTCAATTGCTAAAAACAGTAGGAACTTATACGGAAACTCATAAAGGCGATGAAGAGAAGATAAAGGCAGCATATAAACAAGAACTAGATAGAGAATTAAATGAAGATGAGCTAGAAACAATAACGTACTTTGTAAATGGTTATGAAATGGTTAATCTGTAA
- a CDS encoding hemolysin family protein — MDIFNLIMVAVLIACTAFFVAIEFAIVKVRGSKIDQFVLEGKKGALAAKKVTSNLDEYLSACQLGITVTAMGLGALGEPTIERLLHPLFDKWNINPSIAGVLSLGIAFTIMTYLHVVVGELAPKTFAIQKAEKVTLLLSAPLIWFYKIMYPFIRLLNGSARMITGMFGLKPASEHDVAHTEEELRLILSESYERGEINQAEYKYVNNIFEFDNRIAKEIMVPRTEIIGLHVDNSLADHMKIIRDEKYTRYPVFGEDKDEIIGMVNVKDFFIRYMNKETKEFSSIQSYTRPVIEVIETIPIHDLLLQMQKKRIPLAVLYDEYGGTAGIVTIEDILEEIVGEIRDEYDEDERPPIQQMKEGHVVVEGKVLISELNDLLGLHMNDSDVDTIGGWILMQNYDIQEGQTVNSEGYAFKILSKDPHQIKRVEIQKEMLEAATV; from the coding sequence TTGGACATATTTAATTTAATCATGGTAGCGGTTTTAATCGCATGTACTGCATTTTTTGTGGCAATTGAGTTTGCTATTGTAAAAGTAAGAGGATCAAAGATTGATCAATTTGTATTAGAAGGAAAGAAGGGTGCGCTAGCAGCTAAGAAAGTGACATCAAACTTGGATGAGTATTTGTCAGCTTGTCAATTAGGGATTACAGTTACAGCAATGGGACTTGGGGCACTAGGTGAACCAACGATTGAGAGACTTTTACATCCTTTATTTGATAAGTGGAACATCAATCCTTCCATTGCAGGTGTATTATCTTTAGGAATTGCTTTTACTATTATGACGTACTTACATGTTGTAGTTGGTGAATTAGCACCAAAGACATTCGCGATTCAAAAGGCTGAGAAGGTTACTTTATTACTTTCGGCTCCGCTTATCTGGTTCTACAAAATCATGTATCCGTTTATTCGCTTGTTAAATGGCTCTGCAAGGATGATAACAGGAATGTTCGGCTTAAAACCTGCATCAGAGCATGATGTAGCACATACAGAAGAAGAATTACGATTGATTCTTTCTGAAAGTTATGAACGTGGAGAAATTAATCAAGCTGAATACAAATATGTAAATAATATTTTTGAATTTGATAATCGTATTGCGAAAGAAATCATGGTCCCTCGTACAGAAATCATAGGGCTACATGTAGATAATTCTTTAGCAGACCATATGAAAATAATCCGTGATGAAAAGTACACACGTTACCCAGTATTTGGGGAAGATAAAGATGAAATCATTGGTATGGTGAATGTGAAAGATTTCTTTATCCGTTATATGAATAAGGAAACAAAAGAATTCAGTTCTATTCAATCGTATACGCGTCCAGTAATTGAAGTAATTGAGACCATACCAATACATGATCTTTTACTACAAATGCAAAAGAAACGTATTCCGTTGGCTGTCTTATATGATGAATACGGCGGTACGGCTGGTATTGTAACCATTGAGGATATTTTGGAAGAGATTGTAGGAGAGATCCGTGATGAATACGATGAAGATGAGCGTCCGCCCATCCAGCAAATGAAGGAAGGTCATGTTGTCGTAGAAGGTAAAGTATTAATTAGCGAATTAAATGATTTACTAGGATTACATATGAATGATAGTGATGTTGACACGATTGGTGGTTGGATTCTGATGCAGAATTATGATATCCAGGAAGGGCAAACAGTAAATAGCGAAGGATATGCATTTAAAATTCTTTCTAAAGACCCTCACCAAATCAAACGTGTTGAAATACAAAAAGAAATGTTGGAAGCAGCAACTGTATAG
- a CDS encoding metalloregulator ArsR/SmtB family transcription factor, with translation MCNSNDLDIKAKFIRGFADKTRLQILQCMLDGEKTVSEIVEITKGNQSNISQHLNCLKGCGIILGRQEGKYVYYSLRNTQIEQLLTMFDVVFHEVQNEVASCDKNDSCLSQKGEN, from the coding sequence TTGTGTAACTCAAATGACTTAGATATAAAAGCCAAATTTATTCGAGGATTTGCTGATAAAACTAGACTTCAGATTCTTCAATGTATGTTAGATGGTGAAAAAACGGTATCCGAAATTGTAGAAATCACTAAAGGAAATCAGTCAAATATCTCACAACACCTAAACTGTTTAAAAGGATGCGGCATCATCCTAGGTAGACAAGAAGGAAAGTATGTCTACTATTCTTTACGCAATACACAAATTGAACAGTTACTTACAATGTTCGATGTTGTCTTTCATGAGGTACAAAATGAAGTAGCATCATGTGATAAAAACGATAGTTGTTTATCTCAAAAAGGAGAGAACTGA
- a CDS encoding heavy metal translocating P-type ATPase, with protein MTDKKESEKQTNCCENSSIASTKEELATETASCCSSKKEIPIVPVVKNTSCCNGENKTEKEKTTKETSSCCSSKTEIPIIPITKETSCCSSNNNSIKTETCCSAELALPKESMTSKSSCCSDNSCEDPSPLLNTQKISGDGVQTYLVEGMDCGACALTIEKHLHNVSGVEEVRVNFATGKMHIRHDRNVDDIIKEVSNAGFEASLAGTRRGTAPVSKSKNTTLILPGLFLALGFGGSFTNISPLLITLLYAVSIGIGGYKPAKSAFYAIRSKSLDMNVLMISAAIGAALIGQWLEGATVVWLFALGATLQNKSIERTRESIRGLIDLAPSEAWVKVGTELIKKSVDDIAVNTTIVVKPGEKIPLDGTVIGGTSTVNQAPITGESIPIDKQIGDSVYAGTINEEGSLEITVTKLVEGTTLSRIIHLVEEAQENKAPTEAFVDRFAKIYTPIVFVLAIGVMIIPPLLGMGEWMEWIYKGLELLVVACPCALVISTPVAIVSAIGNAARNGVLIKGGTALEIAGSLNAIAFDKTGTLTEGKPKVMHVRSVDCTEDELLSIAATIEEYSNHPIAKAITAYAKEHQTSIQSGTDFRAIVGKGAQVTIDGETYYAGNKVLYEDFGVSLQMWNEPIQEMQRIGQTVILVGTNKVILGMISVADSIRSTTYGTIQELKRSGIRETVMLTGDNEGTAEHIAQKAKVDRYFADLLPEDKVHSVKQLQSEGKTVAMIGDGINDAPALATANLGIAMGGAGTDTAMETADIVLMADNLEKLPYTMKLSRKALHIIKQNIWFSLIIKFIALAFIFPGWLTLWMAVLSDTGAALIVILNSMRLLRNKQ; from the coding sequence ATGACAGATAAAAAGGAGAGCGAAAAACAAACAAATTGTTGTGAAAATTCTTCCATAGCATCCACAAAAGAAGAATTAGCAACGGAAACTGCATCTTGTTGCTCTTCAAAAAAAGAGATTCCTATTGTGCCAGTTGTTAAAAACACTTCTTGTTGTAATGGTGAAAACAAAACTGAAAAAGAAAAAACTACAAAAGAAACATCGTCATGTTGCTCTTCTAAAACAGAGATTCCAATTATCCCTATTACTAAGGAAACTTCTTGCTGTAGTAGTAACAACAATTCTATTAAAACTGAAACTTGTTGTTCAGCTGAATTAGCCCTACCAAAAGAATCAATGACATCAAAATCTTCTTGCTGTAGTGATAACTCATGCGAAGACCCATCACCTCTTCTTAATACTCAAAAAATATCAGGAGATGGCGTACAAACTTATCTTGTAGAAGGTATGGATTGCGGTGCATGCGCTTTAACAATCGAAAAGCATCTACACAACGTTTCTGGCGTAGAGGAAGTTCGAGTAAACTTCGCTACTGGAAAAATGCATATTCGTCATGACCGAAATGTGGATGACATTATAAAAGAAGTGTCTAACGCAGGATTTGAGGCCTCTTTAGCAGGAACTCGTAGAGGAACGGCACCTGTTTCAAAATCAAAAAATACAACTTTGATTCTCCCAGGTTTATTTTTAGCTTTAGGATTTGGAGGAAGCTTTACAAACATATCCCCTCTTCTTATTACACTTCTCTATGCGGTGAGCATTGGAATTGGTGGTTATAAACCTGCTAAAAGTGCCTTTTATGCAATTAGAAGTAAATCACTCGATATGAACGTTCTCATGATATCAGCCGCTATTGGTGCTGCATTAATTGGTCAATGGCTAGAAGGCGCAACCGTTGTTTGGTTATTTGCATTAGGGGCAACGCTACAAAATAAATCAATTGAACGTACACGAGAATCTATTCGTGGATTAATTGATTTAGCACCATCAGAAGCTTGGGTAAAAGTCGGAACTGAACTTATAAAAAAATCCGTTGATGATATTGCAGTAAATACAACGATTGTTGTAAAGCCAGGTGAAAAAATCCCATTAGACGGCACAGTTATAGGAGGCACTTCTACTGTAAACCAAGCGCCGATAACTGGTGAATCTATCCCAATCGATAAACAAATTGGCGATTCCGTATATGCAGGAACAATCAATGAAGAAGGTTCGCTTGAGATTACAGTAACTAAACTTGTTGAGGGTACTACATTATCTCGAATTATTCATCTTGTAGAGGAAGCACAGGAAAATAAAGCACCGACAGAAGCATTTGTAGATCGTTTCGCAAAAATCTATACACCTATCGTTTTTGTATTAGCAATTGGTGTCATGATTATCCCTCCCCTTCTTGGTATGGGCGAATGGATGGAATGGATTTATAAAGGTTTAGAACTTCTTGTTGTTGCGTGTCCTTGCGCTTTAGTTATCTCTACTCCAGTTGCTATTGTATCTGCAATTGGAAATGCAGCAAGAAACGGTGTACTCATTAAAGGTGGTACAGCTTTAGAAATTGCAGGTTCTTTAAATGCTATTGCGTTTGATAAAACAGGAACATTGACTGAAGGAAAACCAAAAGTAATGCATGTACGAAGCGTAGATTGTACTGAAGATGAATTATTATCCATCGCAGCAACAATTGAAGAATACTCTAATCATCCCATTGCAAAAGCCATTACAGCATATGCGAAAGAACACCAAACTTCTATTCAAAGTGGAACCGACTTCCGCGCCATTGTAGGAAAAGGTGCGCAAGTCACGATAGATGGCGAAACATACTACGCTGGAAATAAAGTATTATATGAAGATTTTGGAGTTTCGCTTCAAATGTGGAACGAACCAATTCAGGAAATGCAAAGAATTGGTCAAACCGTGATACTTGTCGGAACGAACAAAGTCATTTTAGGTATGATTTCAGTAGCAGATTCCATTCGTTCTACTACTTATGGAACAATTCAAGAATTAAAACGATCAGGTATTCGGGAAACTGTTATGTTAACAGGAGACAATGAAGGAACCGCAGAACACATTGCACAAAAAGCAAAAGTAGATCGCTATTTTGCTGACTTACTTCCAGAAGATAAAGTTCATTCTGTCAAACAACTTCAATCTGAAGGGAAAACAGTAGCTATGATTGGGGACGGCATAAATGATGCCCCTGCCCTCGCTACTGCAAACCTAGGGATTGCAATGGGCGGTGCAGGAACTGATACCGCAATGGAAACGGCAGATATTGTATTAATGGCAGATAATCTTGAAAAACTTCCTTATACAATGAAACTAAGTCGGAAAGCATTGCACATCATAAAACAAAATATTTGGTTCTCATTGATTATTAAATTTATCGCCCTTGCCTTTATCTTCCCAGGTTGGCTCACTCTTTGGATGGCTGTCCTAAGTGATACAGGCGCTGCACTTATTGTAATCCTTAACAGTATGCGTTTATTACGGAACAAACAATAA
- a CDS encoding ZIP family metal transporter has translation MERLWIPIIVTFFSFGGLLLGGAVGVATRQLIEEKMHRLYALCGGILLGLLSLEIIPETFSSYEIIGPMLGIAIGILVMSLLDNYCHHPMIHNKDQQAWQTFLFLSFAIFIHNMPSGFALGTAFTNHNDSAIPFLLAIVIHHIPEGLALIIPFLFTKHKYISFLLTTLLLSLILGTGTVFGILMDGKALHLQGLIMGSAIGSLGYVTIHEMLWKAKKQLSFLTFLMWATSGFLLITVFTLFAGHH, from the coding sequence ATGGAACGTTTATGGATTCCAATAATCGTTACGTTTTTTTCGTTCGGCGGGTTACTATTAGGAGGTGCTGTTGGAGTAGCAACACGCCAACTAATTGAAGAAAAGATGCATCGCTTATACGCATTATGTGGTGGGATTTTGCTTGGGCTTTTATCACTTGAAATTATTCCTGAGACATTTTCAAGCTATGAAATAATAGGTCCTATGCTCGGCATAGCTATCGGTATTTTAGTTATGAGCTTATTAGATAACTATTGTCACCATCCAATGATACATAACAAGGATCAACAAGCATGGCAAACCTTCCTTTTTCTTTCTTTTGCTATATTCATTCATAATATGCCGAGTGGGTTTGCGTTAGGTACAGCATTTACGAATCATAATGACTCTGCCATTCCTTTCTTACTTGCGATTGTCATTCACCATATTCCAGAAGGATTAGCTTTAATTATTCCATTTCTTTTTACAAAACATAAATATATTTCATTTTTATTAACAACTTTATTACTTTCTCTCATCCTAGGGACCGGTACTGTTTTTGGCATTTTGATGGACGGGAAAGCTCTCCATTTACAAGGACTTATTATGGGAAGCGCAATTGGTTCTCTTGGCTATGTCACAATTCACGAAATGCTTTGGAAAGCAAAGAAACAGCTCTCTTTCCTTACATTTCTCATGTGGGCAACTAGTGGTTTTTTACTAATAACAGTGTTTACTTTATTCGCTGGTCATCATTAA
- a CDS encoding pyruvate oxidase, with translation MFGKTAGEALVDLLIDWGVEHIYGMPGDSINSIIEALRKKQDKIKFIQVRHEEAGALAAAAYAKLTGKLGVCMAIAGPGAIHLLNGLYDAKLDQAPVLAISGQVETDLLGTDFFQEVNLERMFDDVAVYNQRIMSAEQLPAVVNQAIRMAYTKKGVSVLTIPDDVPKFEVKNGARVTNTSFTLPELFPQKEDLDAAKLAINEATKPVILAGKGAKHARESLLAFAEHIGAPIVLTLPAKGIVPDEHPLCIGGLGLIGTKPSYEAMKHADTLIMVGTSYPFTGFLPEKAKTLHIDTDPAQIGKRYTTDIGLAGDADKTLKWLIENVEKHEDHSFLEHYQEMMKKWEEKLHNQEEDSSTPIKPQRVMHALQKVAEDDAILSVDVGNVTVWTARHFRMTNQQFIISSWLATLGCGLPGALAGQIAFPDKQVFAVCGDGGFGMTMNDFVTAVKYKLPIVVVVLNNNKIAMIKFEQEVMGNIEFGTDLTNPDFAKYAEACGGIGYRVEQLDDLLPAFENAVKQSKPCIIDVVVDVNEAPMPAKITFSQAAGYTKHMIKELFEEGKIDLPPL, from the coding sequence ATGTTTGGAAAAACAGCCGGTGAAGCATTAGTTGATTTATTAATTGACTGGGGAGTAGAACACATATATGGTATGCCTGGAGATTCCATCAATTCAATAATTGAGGCTTTAAGAAAAAAACAAGATAAAATTAAATTTATTCAAGTTCGCCATGAAGAAGCTGGTGCATTAGCGGCGGCAGCCTATGCGAAATTAACAGGAAAACTTGGTGTTTGTATGGCTATTGCAGGACCTGGGGCCATCCATTTATTAAACGGTTTATATGATGCCAAACTCGATCAAGCTCCTGTACTAGCAATTTCAGGACAAGTAGAAACCGATTTACTCGGAACGGATTTTTTCCAAGAAGTAAACTTAGAAAGAATGTTTGATGATGTCGCGGTTTATAACCAGCGTATTATGTCAGCTGAACAACTACCTGCTGTAGTCAATCAAGCGATTCGTATGGCATATACGAAAAAAGGTGTATCCGTTCTTACTATTCCAGATGATGTTCCGAAATTCGAAGTAAAAAATGGTGCTCGTGTTACAAACACTTCTTTTACATTGCCTGAGCTATTTCCGCAAAAAGAAGATTTAGATGCAGCGAAACTCGCAATAAATGAAGCGACAAAACCTGTTATTTTAGCTGGAAAAGGAGCTAAACACGCGAGAGAATCTTTACTTGCATTCGCAGAACATATCGGTGCTCCAATCGTACTTACATTACCAGCTAAAGGAATTGTTCCTGATGAACACCCTCTTTGTATCGGTGGATTAGGATTAATCGGGACGAAGCCTTCTTATGAAGCAATGAAGCATGCCGATACTTTAATTATGGTTGGTACTTCTTATCCGTTCACTGGTTTCTTACCCGAAAAAGCAAAAACACTTCATATTGATACAGATCCCGCACAAATCGGGAAACGTTATACGACAGATATCGGCTTAGCTGGTGATGCTGATAAAACATTAAAATGGTTAATTGAAAATGTAGAAAAACACGAGGACCATTCCTTCTTAGAGCATTATCAAGAAATGATGAAAAAATGGGAAGAAAAATTACACAATCAAGAAGAAGATTCTTCGACTCCAATTAAACCACAGCGAGTTATGCATGCACTGCAGAAAGTGGCCGAAGATGATGCAATTCTTTCAGTAGATGTCGGAAATGTAACAGTGTGGACAGCAAGGCACTTCCGTATGACGAATCAGCAATTTATCATTTCTAGTTGGCTTGCAACACTTGGCTGCGGTTTACCTGGTGCACTGGCTGGACAAATTGCTTTCCCGGATAAACAAGTGTTTGCAGTTTGTGGTGACGGCGGATTCGGAATGACAATGAATGACTTCGTAACAGCTGTTAAATATAAACTACCAATCGTTGTCGTTGTATTAAACAATAATAAAATTGCTATGATTAAATTTGAACAAGAAGTTATGGGAAATATTGAATTTGGTACAGACTTAACGAATCCTGATTTCGCAAAATATGCTGAGGCGTGCGGTGGTATTGGATACCGCGTCGAACAGTTAGATGACTTACTTCCTGCCTTTGAAAATGCGGTAAAACAAAGTAAACCATGCATTATTGATGTAGTTGTAGATGTAAATGAAGCACCAATGCCAGCAAAAATCACATTTAGTCAAGCAGCTGGTTATACGAAACATATGATAAAAGAATTATTTGAAGAAGGTAAGATTGATTTACCACCACTTTAA
- a CDS encoding alpha/beta fold hydrolase yields the protein MKKIKKLVKRIAVTIILLIIMALVFPTWTSQIKGKNSISTLEQVEINGSGHEIMIRGKDKKNPVIIFVHGGPGSSEIPYAQKYQDLLEEKFTVVNYDQRASGKSYHFIEDYSNLSSDLLVEDLLAMTDYVSKRLGKEKVILIGHSYGTYIGMQAAYKAPEKYEAYVGIGQMSDTVESEMDSLKFVINQAKNAGNADEVSYLNGLTEKIKNGDTYTPRNYVAKYGGTSRLIENPDGDNIEMLLSNEYNLLDVIRYNVGLSHSQTVLLEKDLKNPLPTKVTKMKLPLFFLMGKYDYNTSFHAAKTYFDAIEADQKEFITFEKSAHYPQFEEKEKFYKWMCDTFVK from the coding sequence ATGAAGAAGATAAAAAAATTAGTAAAACGTATTGCAGTCACTATTATACTATTAATAATTATGGCGTTAGTATTTCCTACATGGACCTCGCAAATAAAGGGGAAAAACAGTATAAGTACATTAGAGCAAGTAGAGATAAATGGAAGTGGTCATGAAATTATGATACGCGGCAAAGATAAGAAGAATCCGGTTATTATTTTTGTACATGGTGGACCAGGTTCTTCAGAAATACCATATGCTCAAAAATATCAAGACTTATTGGAAGAGAAATTCACAGTTGTTAATTACGATCAAAGGGCAAGCGGGAAATCGTATCATTTCATTGAAGACTATTCGAATCTATCATCAGACCTACTTGTAGAAGATTTATTAGCTATGACAGATTATGTTTCAAAACGTCTCGGCAAAGAAAAAGTAATATTGATTGGGCATTCTTACGGTACATATATTGGAATGCAAGCTGCCTATAAAGCTCCTGAAAAATATGAAGCGTATGTTGGTATAGGACAGATGAGTGATACAGTAGAAAGTGAAATGGATAGTTTAAAGTTTGTTATCAATCAAGCGAAAAATGCTGGGAACGCAGATGAGGTCTCCTATTTAAATGGGTTGACTGAAAAAATTAAAAATGGCGATACATACACTCCGCGAAATTATGTTGCGAAATATGGTGGAACATCAAGACTCATTGAAAATCCAGATGGTGATAATATAGAGATGTTACTTAGTAATGAATATAACTTGTTAGACGTAATTCGTTATAACGTTGGATTATCACATTCTCAAACTGTCTTATTAGAAAAGGATTTAAAGAATCCATTGCCTACTAAGGTGACTAAAATGAAGCTACCGCTTTTTTTCCTTATGGGGAAATATGACTATAACACTTCATTTCATGCAGCAAAAACATATTTTGATGCTATTGAAGCAGATCAAAAAGAATTTATTACTTTTGAGAAATCAGCTCATTATCCACAATTTGAAGAGAAAGAAAAATTTTATAAGTGGATGTGCGATACATTTGTAAAATAA